The genomic interval CGATCAGGACAAGTGCCGGGGCTGGCGCATGTGCGTCTCGGGCTGCCCCTACAAGAAGATTTACTACAACTGGTCGAGCGGCAAGTCGGAGAAGTGCGTGCTCTGCTACCCGCGCATCGAGGCGGGGCAGCCGACGGTGTGCTCGGAGACCTGCGTCGGCCGCATCCGCTATCTGGGTGTCGTGCTTTACGATGCCGACCGCATCGCGGAAGCGGCGAGCGTGGCCGAGGAGCAGGATCTTTATCAGGCCCAGCTCAATATCTTCCTCGACCCCGGCGACCCGGCCGTCATCGCCCAGGCTCGGGCCGACGGGGTGCCGGATTCCTGGCTCGAAGCCGCGCGGCGTTCCCCGGTCTGGAAAATGGCGATGGAGTGGAAGGTGGCCTTCCCGCTGCATCCGGAATACCGCACGCTGCCGATGGTCTGGTACGTGCCGCCGCTTTCGCCAATCCAGTCGGCGGCCGAGGCCGGCAAGATCGGCGTCGACGGCGACATGCCCGACGTTCGTTCCTTGCGCATTCCCATGCAATACCTCGCCAATTTGCTGACCGCCGGAAAGGAAGCGCCGATCGTCCAGGCGCTGGAGCGGATGCTCGCCATGCGCGCATACATGCGCGCCAAGACCGTCGACGGGGTGATCGACGAGGCCATCGCTGCCCGAGTCGGCCTCAGCGCCGCCACCATCGAGGAGATGTACCGCATCATGGCGATCGCCAATTTCGAGGACCGCTTCGTCATCCCGACCGCACATCGCGAACTCGGCGAGGACGCCTACGATCTGCGCGGTTCTTGCGGTTTCTCCTTCGGCAATGGCTGTGCCGGCGGCACCACCGAGACCAGCCTGTTCGGCACGCCACGGCGCGCCAAGACACCGATGGAGGTCGCGTGATGGCGAAAACATTCAAGGCGCTGTCGGCGCTTCTCAACTATCCGACGGCGGAACTCAAGAGCGCCACGGCCGAGATTCGGTCCTGCCTGCGCGAAGAGCGGCTGCTCTGCGATGGTTTGCGCCGGGGCCTGGGCGGCCTGCTGCAAGAACTCGAAACCGGCGACCTGTACGACCTGCAGGAGCGATATGTGCTGCTGTTCGACCGCACGCGGTCGCTGTCGCTGCATATCTTCGAGCACGTGCATGGCGAAAGCCGCGACCGCGGGCAAGCCATGATCGACTTGAAAGCGCTCTACGAGAAGCACGGCCTGTTCATCAGCCAATCGGAGCTTCCCGACTTCCTGCCGCTGTTTCTCGAGTTTCTATCCACCCTGCCGCGGACCGAAGCCCAGTCCCTGTTGGGTCAAGCGGCCCACATTCTGAAGGCGGTTGCGGAGAGGCTCGAAAAGCGCGGCTCCTGCTACGAGGCCGTGTTCCGTGCGCTCATCGCCCTTGCGGAGGCGGGTGTAAGCGCAAATGAGCCGGACATGGCATTGGTTGACGAGGACACCGATCCGAACGACCTCGAAACCCTCGACGCGGCTTGGGCCGAGGAGCCCGTCGTCTTCGGCCCGGGCGCCGCAATGGGCTGCAAGGACAGCCTGATTGCGAAGATCCGCGCTGCGAGACGGCCCGTTCCCGCCAACGAGACTTGAGGAGAGCGCCATGCGCGACGCCATCACCTACATCGTCTTCGGCTGGTACCCTTATCTCTGCCTGACCGTGTTCATCGGCGGCAGCCTGTTCCGTTTCGAGCGCGAACAGTACAGCTGGCGCAGCGGCTCGAGCCAGCTCCTGCGCCGCGCCCAGCTCACGTGGGGTTCCAACCTCTTCCACGTCGGTATCCTGGTCATTTTCCTCGGCCATCTCGGCGGCCTGCTGACGCCGATCTGGGTGTTCGACGCGATGGGCGTTTCGCACACCTTCAAGCAATGGATGGCGATCATTCTCGGCGGCGTCGCGGGCATCTTCTGCTTCATCGGCCTCACGATGCTGGTGCACCGGCGGCTGTTCGACGCGCGCATCCGCAAGACGTCATCGTTCGGCGATATCGCCGTTCTCCTGCTGCTCTACGCGCAGTTGATTCTCGGTCTGGTGTCGATCACGGTATCGCTCGGCCATCTCGACGGCGCCGAGATGGTCAAGTTCATGACCTGGGCCCAGGGCATCGTTTTCCTTGACCCCGGCGCCTCGGCGCTGATCGCCGATGCCCATATCATCTTCAAGCTGCATCTGTTCCTGGGGCTCACCATCTTCCTCATCCTCCCCTTCACGCGGCTGGTGCACGTCTGGAGCGCGCCGATCTGGTATCTCGGCCGGCGCGGCTACCAGGTCGTGCGCGCACGGCCGGCGCGCACGGCCGCCGCGTCATCGATCCAAGCCGCGGAATGATCGGCGGAGCGATCCATGTCGTGCACATTGAAACCGAACGACCTGCCACGGCCCGCCGACATCACGGTCAACGGTGTCGCCATCCCGCGCGGCGAAATTGCCCTCGAGGTCCAGCATCACCCGGCGCCGACGGCGATCGAAGCCTGGAAAGCCGCTGCACGGGCGCTTGTCATCCGCGAGCTTCTGCTGCAGGAGGCAAGTCATCTCGGCATCGCCGCAGAACCCTT from Hyphomicrobiales bacterium carries:
- the narH gene encoding nitrate reductase subunit beta, which encodes MKVRAQIAMVLNLDKCIGCHTCSVTCKNVWTNREGMEYAWFNNVETKPGIGYPKAWENQERWNGGWVRKKNGKLQPKIGSKWRVLANIFANPDLPEIDDYYEPFTFDYEHLQTAPELEASPTARPRSLITGERMEKIEWGPNWEEILGGEFEKRSADVNFDGVQKDIYGAFENTFMMYLPRLCEHCLNPACVAVCPSGAIYKREEDGIVLIDQDKCRGWRMCVSGCPYKKIYYNWSSGKSEKCVLCYPRIEAGQPTVCSETCVGRIRYLGVVLYDADRIAEAASVAEEQDLYQAQLNIFLDPGDPAVIAQARADGVPDSWLEAARRSPVWKMAMEWKVAFPLHPEYRTLPMVWYVPPLSPIQSAAEAGKIGVDGDMPDVRSLRIPMQYLANLLTAGKEAPIVQALERMLAMRAYMRAKTVDGVIDEAIAARVGLSAATIEEMYRIMAIANFEDRFVIPTAHRELGEDAYDLRGSCGFSFGNGCAGGTTETSLFGTPRRAKTPMEVA
- the narI gene encoding respiratory nitrate reductase subunit gamma, with amino-acid sequence MRDAITYIVFGWYPYLCLTVFIGGSLFRFEREQYSWRSGSSQLLRRAQLTWGSNLFHVGILVIFLGHLGGLLTPIWVFDAMGVSHTFKQWMAIILGGVAGIFCFIGLTMLVHRRLFDARIRKTSSFGDIAVLLLLYAQLILGLVSITVSLGHLDGAEMVKFMTWAQGIVFLDPGASALIADAHIIFKLHLFLGLTIFLILPFTRLVHVWSAPIWYLGRRGYQVVRARPARTAAASSIQAAE
- the narJ gene encoding nitrate reductase molybdenum cofactor assembly chaperone, producing the protein MAKTFKALSALLNYPTAELKSATAEIRSCLREERLLCDGLRRGLGGLLQELETGDLYDLQERYVLLFDRTRSLSLHIFEHVHGESRDRGQAMIDLKALYEKHGLFISQSELPDFLPLFLEFLSTLPRTEAQSLLGQAAHILKAVAERLEKRGSCYEAVFRALIALAEAGVSANEPDMALVDEDTDPNDLETLDAAWAEEPVVFGPGAAMGCKDSLIAKIRAARRPVPANET